A genomic window from Bdellovibrio sp. SKB1291214 includes:
- the dbpA gene encoding ATP-dependent RNA helicase DbpA: protein MSTSNPFTALNLKPELLTVVQELGFSTMTPIQEKSIPVLLNGKDVIGQSKTGSGKTAAFLLPILNQLEINQKTLQALIICPTRELAIQVLTEVRKLGRGLAGLQTIALTGGGQTGREQQLELEKGVQIAVGTPGRILDLATKDRLFLDDVKTVVLDEADKMFDMGFIVEIKNLMKELPVNRQTVLFSATFTDAVLDLSKRYQKNPQKVSIEEGAEALQIEEITYDSEEKDKANNLMRVLQQHQAESCIVFCNTKNAVNDVMSKFADLKASATCLHGDLEQKDRERVMALFKNGSAKILVATDVAARGLDIENLELVVNYDFPLQPETYVHRVGRTGRAGKSGVAVTLLSARDTLKLIEIENITGRKFQKPTLGFKNQFGLNWEWKQAPMQTLMISGGRKNKIRPGDILGALTGASGGLKAADIGKIEMYDTYTYVAIKTEHANHALNSLRNGKIKAQKFQVKIVK, encoded by the coding sequence TTGAGTACATCAAATCCATTCACTGCATTGAACCTAAAACCTGAGCTTTTGACCGTTGTCCAAGAGCTGGGTTTCAGCACCATGACACCTATTCAAGAAAAAAGTATTCCCGTGCTTCTGAATGGCAAGGACGTCATCGGTCAATCTAAGACTGGCAGTGGAAAAACGGCGGCCTTCTTGCTGCCCATTCTCAATCAACTAGAAATTAATCAAAAAACTTTGCAAGCCCTCATCATTTGCCCCACTCGGGAATTAGCGATTCAAGTTTTAACGGAAGTTCGAAAGCTCGGGCGCGGTCTTGCAGGGCTGCAAACCATCGCCTTAACTGGTGGAGGTCAGACAGGTCGCGAGCAACAGCTAGAGCTTGAAAAAGGTGTTCAAATTGCAGTGGGAACACCGGGCCGTATCTTAGATCTTGCAACGAAGGACCGTTTGTTTCTGGACGATGTCAAGACCGTGGTTTTGGATGAAGCCGATAAGATGTTTGATATGGGCTTTATCGTAGAAATCAAAAACTTGATGAAGGAACTGCCCGTCAACCGCCAGACGGTTTTATTTTCTGCCACATTCACAGACGCCGTTTTGGATCTTAGCAAACGGTACCAAAAAAATCCGCAAAAGGTTTCCATCGAAGAGGGCGCTGAAGCCCTGCAAATCGAAGAGATCACTTATGACTCTGAGGAAAAAGACAAAGCCAATAACTTAATGCGGGTTTTACAACAGCACCAAGCAGAATCTTGCATCGTATTCTGTAACACAAAAAATGCGGTCAATGATGTGATGAGCAAGTTTGCCGACCTGAAAGCCAGTGCAACCTGCCTGCATGGAGATCTTGAACAAAAAGATCGAGAGCGTGTGATGGCATTGTTTAAAAATGGCAGTGCTAAAATTTTAGTGGCAACAGATGTAGCGGCTCGGGGTTTGGATATCGAAAATCTTGAACTTGTAGTAAATTATGATTTTCCTTTGCAGCCAGAGACTTATGTGCACCGAGTGGGCCGTACCGGACGTGCTGGGAAATCTGGGGTGGCCGTGACTTTACTGTCGGCCCGCGACACCTTGAAGCTGATCGAGATTGAAAATATCACAGGCCGTAAATTTCAAAAGCCAACGTTAGGATTTAAAAACCAATTTGGTTTAAACTGGGAATGGAAACAAGCTCCTATGCAGACTTTGATGATCTCTGGGGGACGTAAAAATAAGATTCGTCCGGGAGACATTCTGGGGGCCTTAACCGGCGCATCGGGGGGCCTTAAAGCTGCCGATATTGGTAAAATAGAGATGTACGACACTTACACGTATGTGGCGATTAAAACAGAGCATGCGAACCACGCTTTGAACAGCCTTCGTAATGGCAAGATCAAAGCGCAAAAATTCCAAGTTAAAATCGTAAAATAG
- a CDS encoding DEAD/DEAH box helicase, producing MFDAHSMGLIDKGQCVFLAPLSLQNVAQLRHPSERVPVGEQREFAEGLELIADGAFEGYEMQSTVSGAMQLKVFLDDRKEDVKCSVKILQDETSGVLDFRCDNCGTRGDTKITCAHQFASYVVLWQALTLEEDTPADPRIEKLSEELRGPRNRNRQNLGVEGDTAGFLQSVTLYIEEAPVLRGETLTSLLSETPQPYRLLEVSKEQESLAPSLWNLPDVFRRKLTAYSENYFNEVNEQNRIAGMVRYNFSNGVQVSAKDILRHPLYKSVPKDLLPQPRKPESAFNRWPLTLQRDNLFISQGLREVEEIMQVVLSNIATKVNQGQLEAYIQGKNSLKTLPIRLIDFDMTREFEWRVDFTEKADLISQFALTSPERKKPFAFYESFAFEAEEGVLAVHPWYREWSQFVQVLTDVSSDALAFSLSATEYPRIEIEGELEAKRMVKHLRSRSIPVHITGETKVLEASQSVMGIYLTETGSFHLQHEARVMGQKDLARSGWTARASLYLHVLSEGLPYFLGTDAKEVATRARGKRDWDLKLLRHLGVLQYLTLETLNWYFAGELTDGRIVEEDEIFKLLQDNIQSILVSGTGVVLARDMTLQELCSRNVLVYFDDYVSKTVQALKTSESFYSESGEVILEGAVEREFRLIYEMLKRLVATTNGDAFRKSRTSFLSKVWNGDPEKDPTLRTGLFHFPNVRKESSHTHDTIESLQALLPHGFKIYYKGQALQELNEDDFQVDFLLTSDAAEKYFNWFELNPRFFLKGQEIDANAMSGFGGGGVVEYDGKLYLVPKKQMPSLRRLENFWKKLQGHKSDAKVKGGIGERVYKLPRHQILELLALRASGVGIRGDHEWKKICDFYDSLGQGPRPVTIPKTVKAELKPYQEYGVQWLQDLYNLRLGALLADDMGLGKTLQTLTFLEDLRVKEELGQVLIVVPSSLIFNWQSEVQKFTPDIPLEVFTNKDRDRLGKKLYTKQDCVLITTYGLLMEHEDFLSQVHWKTLIFDEAQNLKNITTKRTSAARSLNAQFKICLTGTPMENHYGEFYSLVDILVPGSLGKIEDFRRQFVNTEMVTREEMDDLKLKIKPLLLRRTKKEILDQLPEKQETKMSIAFEDKQMEIYRDIALSYNQKVQEAMTTNGEASVQLQMLTALLRLRQACSDPAGLPNVRYEKVPPKLETLLESISEIVESGESALVFTQFLQTLERTAALLHEAGVPVFVLHGGIPTAQRQKILAEFNATNGGAVLVMTLKTGGVGLNLTKASYVFHLEPWWNPSVENQATDRAHRLGQSKAVQVFRYIMHESLEEKIEVLKNRKGVKFQNLFGNAESTADIGGNASGALSKEDFDILLGLK from the coding sequence ATGTTCGATGCCCATTCGATGGGCCTAATTGACAAAGGACAATGCGTGTTTCTTGCTCCACTGAGTCTTCAAAATGTTGCTCAACTTCGTCATCCTAGCGAACGCGTTCCTGTTGGGGAGCAGCGTGAGTTCGCCGAAGGTTTGGAACTGATCGCCGACGGAGCCTTTGAAGGTTATGAAATGCAATCCACCGTAAGTGGTGCGATGCAGTTGAAAGTTTTTCTGGATGATCGTAAGGAAGACGTAAAGTGTTCAGTTAAGATTCTTCAAGACGAAACTTCAGGAGTTCTTGATTTCCGCTGTGATAATTGCGGGACTCGCGGTGACACTAAGATCACATGCGCGCACCAATTCGCCTCCTACGTTGTTCTTTGGCAGGCGCTGACCTTGGAAGAGGACACACCTGCGGACCCGCGCATTGAAAAATTATCTGAAGAGCTGCGCGGGCCTCGAAACCGCAATCGTCAAAACCTGGGCGTAGAGGGTGACACTGCGGGATTTTTGCAATCAGTGACTTTGTATATAGAAGAAGCTCCGGTCCTGCGAGGTGAAACGTTAACTTCACTGCTTTCGGAAACACCTCAGCCATATCGCTTGTTGGAAGTTTCTAAAGAACAAGAAAGCCTCGCTCCCTCACTTTGGAACTTGCCAGATGTTTTTCGCCGGAAACTCACAGCTTATTCTGAGAACTATTTCAATGAAGTGAATGAACAAAACCGTATCGCGGGAATGGTTCGTTATAACTTCAGTAATGGCGTGCAGGTGAGTGCCAAAGATATTTTGCGCCATCCCCTTTATAAAAGCGTCCCTAAAGATCTTTTGCCTCAGCCAAGAAAGCCGGAATCGGCGTTCAATCGGTGGCCTTTGACTTTACAACGCGATAATTTATTCATCAGCCAGGGCTTGCGCGAAGTCGAAGAAATCATGCAAGTGGTTTTGTCTAATATCGCAACAAAAGTAAACCAAGGCCAACTGGAAGCATACATCCAGGGTAAGAACTCGCTAAAAACTTTGCCAATTCGGTTGATTGATTTCGATATGACTCGCGAGTTCGAATGGCGCGTGGATTTTACTGAAAAAGCTGATTTGATTTCTCAGTTTGCGTTAACCAGTCCGGAACGCAAAAAACCTTTCGCATTTTATGAGTCCTTTGCTTTTGAAGCGGAGGAGGGAGTCCTGGCTGTACATCCGTGGTATCGCGAATGGAGCCAGTTCGTTCAAGTTCTGACGGATGTTTCTAGTGATGCCTTGGCATTTTCTTTGTCAGCGACAGAGTACCCGCGTATTGAAATTGAAGGAGAACTTGAAGCCAAACGCATGGTGAAACATCTGCGTTCGCGTTCAATTCCTGTTCACATTACAGGCGAAACGAAAGTTTTAGAAGCTTCACAAAGTGTGATGGGTATTTACTTAACGGAGACAGGCAGCTTTCATTTACAACATGAAGCCCGTGTTATGGGTCAAAAGGACTTGGCACGTTCGGGTTGGACAGCTCGTGCCTCCTTGTACTTGCATGTACTTTCAGAAGGCCTGCCTTATTTCTTGGGAACAGACGCCAAAGAAGTCGCGACTCGGGCTCGTGGTAAACGGGACTGGGACTTAAAACTTCTGCGCCACTTGGGTGTGTTGCAGTACCTGACTTTGGAAACTTTGAATTGGTATTTCGCTGGAGAATTGACTGATGGTCGAATAGTTGAGGAAGACGAAATCTTTAAACTTCTTCAAGATAATATTCAATCCATCCTGGTCAGCGGAACGGGTGTGGTACTGGCTCGGGATATGACTTTGCAGGAGCTTTGCTCGCGCAATGTCCTGGTCTATTTCGATGACTATGTTTCTAAGACTGTTCAGGCCTTAAAGACCAGTGAATCTTTCTATTCTGAATCCGGTGAAGTGATCCTTGAGGGCGCTGTTGAACGAGAATTCCGTTTGATCTATGAGATGTTAAAGCGTCTTGTTGCGACGACAAACGGTGATGCATTCCGAAAGTCGCGCACCTCTTTTTTGTCTAAGGTGTGGAACGGTGATCCTGAAAAAGATCCAACATTGCGCACGGGCCTATTCCATTTTCCCAATGTACGTAAAGAGTCTTCACACACTCATGACACTATTGAGTCCTTGCAGGCTTTATTACCTCATGGCTTTAAAATTTATTATAAAGGACAAGCGCTGCAGGAATTGAACGAGGACGACTTCCAGGTCGATTTCTTGTTAACCAGCGATGCGGCTGAAAAATATTTTAATTGGTTCGAATTAAATCCTAGGTTCTTCCTTAAAGGACAAGAGATCGACGCTAATGCCATGTCGGGGTTCGGTGGCGGTGGTGTTGTCGAATACGATGGCAAACTGTATCTCGTTCCAAAAAAACAAATGCCAAGCCTGCGCCGTTTGGAAAACTTCTGGAAAAAGCTGCAAGGGCACAAATCCGACGCGAAAGTTAAGGGCGGAATTGGAGAGAGAGTTTACAAACTGCCTCGCCATCAGATCTTGGAGCTTTTGGCATTGCGTGCATCTGGCGTAGGTATCCGCGGAGATCACGAGTGGAAAAAGATCTGTGACTTTTATGATAGCCTGGGACAAGGTCCACGTCCTGTCACCATTCCTAAAACCGTAAAAGCTGAATTAAAGCCTTACCAAGAGTACGGTGTGCAGTGGTTGCAGGATCTTTACAATCTTCGCCTGGGCGCCTTATTGGCGGACGATATGGGTCTTGGTAAGACCTTGCAGACGTTGACGTTCCTTGAGGACCTGCGTGTAAAAGAAGAACTGGGACAAGTTCTCATCGTTGTTCCATCCTCTTTGATCTTTAATTGGCAAAGTGAAGTCCAAAAATTCACGCCCGACATTCCGTTGGAAGTCTTCACCAATAAAGACCGCGATCGCCTGGGTAAAAAACTTTATACCAAGCAAGACTGCGTCTTAATCACGACATACGGTCTTTTGATGGAGCATGAGGATTTCTTATCCCAAGTTCATTGGAAAACTTTGATTTTCGATGAAGCACAGAATCTGAAAAATATCACCACAAAGCGAACGAGTGCTGCACGTTCTTTGAATGCCCAGTTTAAAATCTGTCTGACGGGTACGCCGATGGAAAATCATTATGGTGAATTCTATTCATTGGTGGATATCTTAGTTCCAGGCAGTTTGGGTAAGATCGAGGATTTCCGTCGTCAGTTTGTAAATACGGAAATGGTGACCCGAGAAGAGATGGATGATCTAAAACTTAAGATCAAACCCCTGTTGTTACGTCGAACCAAAAAAGAGATCTTGGATCAATTGCCTGAAAAACAAGAGACCAAGATGAGCATTGCGTTCGAAGACAAGCAGATGGAGATCTATCGTGATATCGCATTGTCTTATAACCAAAAAGTTCAAGAGGCGATGACCACGAATGGTGAGGCGAGCGTTCAGTTGCAAATGTTAACGGCCTTGCTTCGCTTGCGTCAGGCTTGTTCTGATCCAGCGGGTTTGCCTAACGTTCGATATGAAAAGGTTCCACCAAAGCTGGAAACTCTTTTAGAGTCCATCAGCGAGATCGTGGAATCTGGTGAAAGTGCCTTAGTGTTTACCCAGTTCTTGCAGACATTAGAACGTACCGCTGCCCTGTTGCATGAGGCGGGTGTTCCTGTCTTTGTTTTGCATGGTGGAATTCCAACGGCTCAACGTCAAAAGATCTTGGCCGAGTTCAACGCCACGAATGGTGGGGCAGTGCTGGTGATGACGTTAAAAACGGGTGGCGTGGGCCTGAATTTGACCAAGGCAAGCTATGTGTTCCACTTAGAGCCATGGTGGAATCCCTCGGTAGAAAATCAAGCGACGGACCGTGCCCATCGTTTGGGACAAAGCAAAGCGGTACAAGTGTTCCGCTATATCATGCATGAATCCTTAGAAGAAAAAATTGAAGTTTTAAAGAACCGCAAAGGCGTTAAATTCCAAAACCTATTTGGAAATGCCGAATCAACTGCGGATATTGGTGGCAACGCAAGTGGCGCCTTGTCCAAAGAAGACTTTGATATCTTGTTAGGTCTTAAATAA
- a CDS encoding cytochrome b/b6 domain-containing protein — protein sequence MTTNYSFKKHQPATMRWWHWLNALAILALLGTVLLRKTFLSWRTNAAYIQSKVEEGAGSITPEVAQNIAKGLRDVMWQWHYWIGFALGALLVARILIGIFVVKKCPATHAVQSAMGISKAPRETRITAVHYTLVKSGYALFYLITLYMVLSGIALYFKKEMGLSKDITSLLKEVHEFLMWFFVIFVAGHIAGVFIAENRGDKGLTSDMISGGE from the coding sequence ATGACGACAAACTACAGCTTTAAAAAACATCAGCCAGCCACCATGCGTTGGTGGCACTGGTTGAACGCCTTAGCCATTCTTGCACTGCTTGGGACTGTCTTGTTGCGCAAAACTTTTCTAAGTTGGCGCACAAATGCGGCCTACATTCAATCAAAGGTCGAAGAGGGCGCCGGTTCCATCACTCCGGAAGTGGCGCAAAATATCGCCAAAGGTCTTCGCGACGTTATGTGGCAGTGGCACTATTGGATCGGTTTTGCCTTAGGAGCACTTCTGGTGGCCCGCATTCTGATTGGCATTTTTGTGGTGAAGAAGTGCCCAGCCACCCACGCCGTGCAAAGTGCAATGGGTATTTCCAAAGCACCTCGAGAAACACGCATCACGGCGGTTCACTACACATTGGTGAAATCTGGTTATGCGTTGTTTTATTTGATCACTCTGTACATGGTGCTTTCAGGTATTGCTTTATATTTTAAGAAAGAAATGGGTCTTTCCAAAGACATCACATCGCTTCTTAAAGAGGTTCATGAATTCCTGATGTGGTTCTTTGTGATCTTCGTAGCCGGTCACATCGCCGGCGTTTTCATCGCCGAAAACCGCGGCGACAAGGGCCTCACATCCGACATGATCAGCGGCGGGGAGTAA
- a CDS encoding TolC family protein codes for MFQFKMRNLAALAIATIMSATAVAAPAPKSITINPKTLRTRLLENNIELAVQLNNVYKAKDQVDRARRNLLPGINLGAAIDNSMSFSLASVTMLLPFLLPSKWLDLRENQHLLNAQGESYYIAQLNTYSSAYSLYSTIQGDMELRQILQFQYENYKKIEDMIKMAVDAGMREKSELLQVQAQTQLSKIQVSQMDVLILTEKAAIRDMLALPLSTDIKIEAFHIGSSQAESQPLQTTVDQSLARSPELRQLSSMLKAAEAAKWSAFWSFLTGATWGASRGPTGAFADAEGAGSASFNFGNFLILKIGNRELDAIRLQKKQIDQDQAKMVETTVGTLRESQMQLNLARQAESNLEALYEDELSKFQMGLTDLLHVLNAGNNLTAAYTNRVKAQANLDNMRVGLHRMMISDHFGLIQKCQVYKKGTGGLTGKLGRIFNPKKDNMSLDQACGPQVSEN; via the coding sequence ATGTTTCAGTTCAAAATGAGAAATTTGGCAGCTCTAGCTATCGCAACAATCATGTCTGCAACGGCAGTCGCTGCACCGGCACCAAAATCCATCACTATCAACCCAAAAACTTTAAGAACTCGCCTGCTTGAAAACAACATCGAGCTAGCTGTTCAATTAAACAACGTCTACAAAGCTAAAGACCAAGTAGACCGTGCTCGCAGAAACTTGCTTCCAGGTATCAACTTGGGTGCGGCAATTGATAACAGCATGAGTTTCTCTTTGGCCTCTGTGACGATGCTTTTGCCATTTTTGCTTCCTAGCAAATGGCTGGATCTGCGCGAGAACCAACATCTATTAAATGCTCAAGGTGAATCTTACTATATCGCTCAGTTGAATACTTATTCTTCTGCATACTCCTTGTACTCCACTATTCAAGGAGACATGGAGCTTCGTCAGATTCTTCAGTTCCAATACGAGAACTACAAGAAAATCGAAGACATGATCAAAATGGCCGTTGATGCCGGGATGAGAGAAAAATCTGAACTTCTTCAAGTTCAAGCCCAAACTCAGTTGTCTAAAATCCAAGTTTCCCAAATGGATGTTTTGATCCTGACTGAAAAAGCGGCGATCCGCGACATGTTGGCGTTGCCTCTTTCAACAGATATTAAAATTGAGGCCTTCCACATTGGTTCTTCTCAAGCAGAATCTCAACCGCTTCAAACGACTGTGGATCAATCATTGGCGCGCTCTCCGGAACTTCGTCAGTTGTCTTCTATGTTGAAAGCGGCAGAAGCCGCAAAATGGAGTGCCTTCTGGTCCTTCTTAACAGGCGCGACCTGGGGTGCCTCTCGTGGTCCTACGGGTGCATTTGCTGACGCTGAGGGTGCAGGCTCTGCGTCTTTCAACTTTGGTAACTTCCTTATTCTAAAAATCGGAAACCGCGAACTTGATGCCATTCGCCTTCAAAAGAAACAAATCGATCAAGACCAGGCAAAAATGGTTGAGACGACTGTTGGCACTTTGCGCGAAAGCCAAATGCAATTGAACCTTGCAAGACAAGCTGAAAGCAATTTGGAAGCTCTTTACGAAGACGAGTTGAGCAAATTCCAAATGGGCCTGACGGACCTGTTGCACGTACTGAATGCTGGTAACAACTTGACGGCTGCTTATACGAACCGCGTAAAAGCCCAGGCAAATCTTGATAACATGCGTGTTGGTTTGCACCGCATGATGATTTCAGATCACTTCGGTTTGATCCAAAAATGTCAGGTTTATAAAAAAGGGACAGGCGGTTTGACAGGGAAATTGGGCCGAATCTTTAATCCTAAAAAAGACAACATGTCCTTGGACCAAGCTTGCGGTCCGCAAGTCAGCGAAAATTAG
- a CDS encoding MBL fold metallo-hydrolase has protein sequence MAAAGLKLANEKLGKRPVKALIYTHSHGDHFGGAAGVITEAEAKKSKSSPPKGLWKRP, from the coding sequence GTGGCGGCGGCAGGCCTTAAGCTCGCTAATGAAAAATTAGGAAAACGTCCCGTCAAAGCCTTGATTTACACACACAGCCACGGTGATCACTTCGGAGGAGCCGCCGGTGTCATCACAGAGGCAGAAGCGAAAAAATCCAAATCCTCGCCCCCGAAGGGTTTATGGAAGAGGCCGTGA
- a CDS encoding DUF1214 domain-containing protein, whose protein sequence is MSHVYFTAMKDARGELLNGSTTYTVTFPKNRLPSELTKYFWSIVAVDTKDFKVIPNPANKFIINNQTGVKPNSDGSVTLYFSSKLPEGVPQENWMPTPAGANYNLTFRFYGPTKELQDGRYYPPALVKQPSLAKAD, encoded by the coding sequence TTGTCACATGTTTACTTTACTGCGATGAAGGACGCTCGTGGAGAGTTGCTGAATGGAAGTACCACCTACACCGTAACTTTTCCCAAGAATCGGCTTCCTTCGGAGCTAACTAAGTATTTCTGGAGCATTGTTGCGGTAGATACCAAAGACTTTAAAGTCATTCCCAACCCAGCAAACAAGTTTATTATTAATAATCAAACCGGCGTGAAACCGAACTCTGATGGCTCAGTCACGTTGTATTTTTCCAGTAAGCTGCCTGAAGGAGTCCCTCAGGAAAATTGGATGCCTACGCCCGCGGGTGCAAACTATAACTTAACTTTTAGGTTTTATGGTCCAACAAAAGAGCTTCAAGATGGGAGATACTATCCGCCAGCTCTGGTTAAGCAACCCTCGCTGGCGAAAGCGGATTAG
- a CDS encoding asparaginase domain-containing protein, which produces MGTAAKDVIIITTGGTIEKTYNEFDGSLENRGTSIKNRILSKLRLPYTNISVYPLLSKDSLYMTDEDRALICATVKDQMQRGCPIVVLHGTDTMHVTAEYCFKELGTPKVPVVFTGAMIPMGFDDSDATQNVTEAMLAAKLLSVGFYISFHNQVFNVPNVRKNREKGTFESIS; this is translated from the coding sequence ATGGGAACTGCTGCAAAAGACGTCATCATCATTACGACTGGTGGCACGATTGAAAAAACTTATAACGAGTTTGATGGCTCATTAGAGAATCGTGGCACCAGCATCAAAAACCGCATCCTTTCTAAGTTGCGTTTACCTTACACTAACATTTCAGTTTATCCGCTGCTTAGTAAAGACTCTCTTTACATGACAGATGAAGATCGTGCGTTGATCTGCGCGACCGTCAAAGATCAAATGCAACGTGGCTGCCCGATTGTGGTTCTTCATGGCACAGATACGATGCACGTAACGGCCGAGTACTGCTTTAAAGAATTGGGCACACCTAAAGTCCCAGTCGTATTCACAGGCGCTATGATACCCATGGGTTTCGATGATAGTGACGCCACACAAAACGTGACGGAAGCTATGCTGGCTGCCAAACTTCTTTCTGTCGGATTCTATATTTCATTTCATAACCAAGTTTTCAATGTTCCAAATGTTCGTAAGAACCGCGAAAAAGGCACTTTCGAATCCATTTCCTAA
- a CDS encoding S1 RNA-binding domain-containing protein, translated as MAQVEIGRINKVKVVKQAEFGLFLDGGDDGEILLPRRYVKDDMKVDDEIAVFVHFDSEDRLIATTETPKAMVGEFAHLMVKSVENVGAFLDWGLGKDLFLPFAEMTRDLRMGQSVVVFLYLDKSDRIASSMRLDRHISKDPADYKEGQQVDLFIAAQTDLGFKAIINGKHWGMIYANEIFDRIVHGQKLKGYIKKVRDDGKIDLALQKTGHQSSEDIGPLILQKLREEGGFLPINDKTAAELIYDMFGVSKKKYKMALGDLYKKRLITVQDDGIYLNK; from the coding sequence GTGGCTCAAGTAGAAATTGGTCGAATTAATAAAGTAAAAGTCGTGAAACAAGCCGAATTCGGTTTGTTTTTGGACGGCGGTGATGATGGCGAGATTCTTTTGCCTCGTCGCTATGTGAAAGACGACATGAAGGTCGATGATGAAATCGCGGTGTTTGTTCACTTCGATTCTGAAGATCGCCTGATCGCGACGACAGAAACCCCGAAGGCTATGGTCGGTGAATTTGCTCATTTGATGGTGAAGTCGGTTGAGAATGTCGGAGCTTTCTTGGATTGGGGCTTGGGGAAGGACTTATTCCTACCTTTCGCAGAAATGACTCGTGATCTGCGCATGGGCCAGTCTGTCGTGGTGTTTTTGTATTTGGATAAGTCAGATCGAATCGCTTCGTCGATGCGTTTGGATCGTCACATCTCGAAAGATCCAGCAGATTATAAAGAAGGTCAGCAAGTGGACCTGTTCATCGCAGCGCAGACGGACTTGGGCTTTAAAGCCATTATCAATGGCAAACACTGGGGTATGATTTATGCGAACGAAATCTTTGATCGTATCGTTCACGGTCAAAAGCTAAAAGGTTATATAAAAAAAGTTCGCGACGACGGGAAAATTGATCTAGCTTTGCAAAAGACGGGGCATCAAAGTTCTGAAGACATCGGCCCACTGATTTTGCAAAAGCTCCGCGAAGAGGGTGGCTTTTTGCCGATCAATGATAAAACTGCCGCCGAACTAATTTATGACATGTTCGGCGTCAGCAAAAAGAAATATAAAATGGCCTTAGGTGATCTTTATAAAAAACGTTTGATCACAGTCCAAGACGACGGGATTTACCTTAACAAGTAG
- a CDS encoding STAS domain-containing protein: protein MEDQKSFNYSISHKHKMLVVSFAGEEMSPVVVPALEACREEILSKGEVSQVVFYFQNIDRISNEALASFAQLQRDIRAKPADLRLCSLKDPLKEKLVRMGVIRGLEVADDLKTALLSFPRVA from the coding sequence TTGGAAGATCAGAAGTCGTTTAATTACAGTATAAGTCATAAACACAAAATGTTAGTGGTGTCCTTCGCCGGAGAAGAAATGAGCCCCGTAGTAGTGCCTGCCTTAGAGGCCTGCCGGGAAGAAATTCTTTCTAAAGGAGAGGTGAGCCAAGTCGTGTTTTATTTTCAAAACATCGACCGCATTTCTAATGAAGCATTGGCAAGTTTTGCCCAACTTCAAAGGGATATTCGCGCCAAGCCCGCGGACTTAAGGCTTTGCTCGCTCAAAGATCCCCTGAAGGAAAAGCTAGTCCGAATGGGAGTGATTCGAGGACTTGAAGTAGCAGATGATTTAAAAACTGCTCTCTTGTCTTTTCCAAGGGTCGCCTGA
- a CDS encoding lipoate--protein ligase — translation MTTLKVFLSDSFQPHLNLATEEWIFHNLDPSSQILFLWRNEETVVIGRNQNPWSECNLAQMKNDNVHLARRTTGGGAVFHDLGNTNFTFLSPRDGYRRENNVQIIFDALKEFGIEGEASGRNDLMVPFHDGPRKFSGSAYREKKDRAFHHGTLLLHADLTRLGNYLTPNPKKLQAKGKESVRARVTNLNEISKDINHAKVSEAMIRSFEKFYGAKAEIVMLSLESLPKIPELKEQYDILSSWEWLYGSTLEFTHKMDEYMTLGFFDFHFVVNDGVISDLKIYTDCLYPALIESVQQAFIGKHYNGDSVKQVFADVTPKFPELEPQINELESWLIKNIEI, via the coding sequence ATGACAACTCTGAAGGTATTCCTTTCCGACAGCTTTCAACCGCACTTAAATCTTGCAACAGAAGAGTGGATTTTCCATAACTTGGATCCTTCCAGCCAAATTCTTTTCTTGTGGAGAAATGAAGAGACGGTTGTTATCGGTCGAAATCAAAACCCTTGGTCTGAATGCAATCTTGCTCAAATGAAAAACGACAATGTCCATTTAGCGCGTCGTACGACGGGTGGGGGCGCGGTTTTTCACGACCTGGGAAATACTAACTTCACCTTTTTATCTCCACGCGATGGTTATCGTCGCGAAAACAATGTGCAGATTATTTTTGATGCGCTTAAAGAGTTTGGAATTGAAGGTGAAGCTTCAGGCCGTAATGATTTGATGGTTCCATTCCACGATGGTCCCCGCAAATTCAGCGGCAGTGCATATCGCGAAAAGAAAGACCGTGCATTTCACCACGGAACTTTACTTTTGCACGCGGACCTGACTCGCTTGGGAAATTACCTAACACCGAATCCAAAAAAACTTCAGGCAAAGGGTAAGGAATCAGTCCGGGCCAGAGTGACGAATTTAAATGAGATTTCTAAAGACATTAATCACGCTAAAGTGTCGGAAGCTATGATTCGTTCTTTTGAAAAGTTCTATGGAGCAAAAGCTGAAATCGTGATGTTAAGTCTAGAGAGTCTGCCAAAGATTCCAGAACTGAAAGAGCAATACGATATTTTGTCATCCTGGGAATGGCTGTATGGTTCCACTCTGGAGTTCACGCACAAGATGGACGAGTACATGACCCTAGGGTTCTTTGATTTTCATTTTGTGGTCAACGACGGTGTTATCAGTGATTTGAAAATCTATACGGATTGCCTGTACCCAGCTTTGATCGAAAGCGTACAGCAGGCATTCATCGGCAAACACTATAATGGGGACAGTGTTAAGCAGGTCTTCGCCGATGTCACTCCAAAGTTCCCAGAACTAGAGCCACAGATTAATGAATTGGAATCGTGGCTAATTAAGAATATTGAAATTTAA